In Synechococcus sp. KORDI-100, a single window of DNA contains:
- a CDS encoding SDR family oxidoreductase, with translation MPTALITGSSRGIGRRTAELLASEGWNLLLTARSGEQLETLRGELKGVSGSIHCVPADLTDPAAIAPAMSQLLSEGHIPSVLINNAGAAYTGDLLAMPLDRWQWMLQLNLTSVMQVCAAVVPSMRSQGGLVINVSSHAAHNAFPQWGAYSVSKAALVRFTRCLSAEERTHGIRACTLTLGAVDSSLWDEETVQSDFDRRAMLTVDQAADALVHLALQPTNQVIEDLTLMPSIGAF, from the coding sequence TTGCCGACGGCCCTGATTACTGGATCAAGTCGTGGCATCGGGCGACGCACGGCCGAACTCCTGGCCTCCGAGGGCTGGAACCTGTTGCTCACCGCACGCAGCGGAGAGCAGCTTGAGACCCTCAGGGGCGAACTCAAGGGGGTTTCTGGGTCGATTCATTGTGTGCCCGCTGATCTCACGGATCCGGCAGCCATTGCTCCGGCAATGTCCCAACTGCTGAGCGAGGGTCACATACCCTCAGTCCTCATCAACAACGCCGGCGCTGCCTACACAGGTGATCTGCTGGCCATGCCGCTGGATCGCTGGCAGTGGATGCTCCAGCTCAACCTCACCAGCGTCATGCAGGTGTGTGCCGCGGTGGTTCCGTCCATGCGCTCCCAGGGTGGACTGGTGATCAACGTCAGCAGTCACGCTGCTCACAACGCATTCCCGCAATGGGGGGCGTACAGCGTCAGCAAAGCTGCCCTGGTTCGTTTCACCCGCTGCCTGTCAGCCGAGGAGCGAACCCACGGCATTCGTGCCTGCACGCTCACTCTCGGTGCTGTGGATTCATCCCTTTGGGACGAAGAAACCGTACAAAGTGATTTCGATCGTCGTGCCATGCTCACCGTCGATCAAGCAGCCGATGCCCTGGTGCATCTGGCTCTGCAACCCACCAATCAGGTCATCGAAGACCTCACTCTGATGCCGTCTATCGGCGCCTTCTGA
- the folE gene encoding GTP cyclohydrolase I, translating into MTSTVPFVSNGAARNGNGNGNGNGHAQSAANGRESDLKTAISVRIRERLKEAGVSFLANDNVSAHIEPGELAQLEVEVADRVRELLRSLVIDIDNDHNTHETAERVARMYLHEVFKGRYHAQPKVASFPNVKRLDEIYTVGPITVRSACSHHLVPIMGNCWIGIKPGSRVIGLSKFTRVADWVFSRPHIQEEAVMILADEIEKLCEPQGLGIIIKAQHYCMKWRGVREPQTSMVNSVVRGDFRHDPSLKQEFFELVRQQEALLST; encoded by the coding sequence ATGACTTCTACTGTCCCCTTCGTCTCCAATGGCGCTGCCCGCAACGGCAACGGCAACGGCAACGGCAACGGCCATGCTCAGAGCGCTGCGAACGGCCGCGAATCCGACCTGAAGACAGCCATCTCAGTCCGTATCCGTGAGCGCCTCAAGGAGGCTGGGGTTTCGTTCCTGGCGAACGACAACGTTTCCGCTCATATCGAGCCAGGAGAGCTCGCGCAGCTGGAAGTGGAGGTGGCGGACCGGGTTCGCGAACTGCTGCGTAGCTTGGTGATCGATATCGATAACGACCACAACACCCATGAGACGGCTGAGCGTGTTGCTCGCATGTATCTCCATGAGGTGTTCAAGGGCCGCTACCACGCTCAACCCAAAGTTGCCAGCTTCCCCAACGTGAAGCGGTTGGATGAGATTTACACCGTTGGCCCAATTACGGTGCGTTCAGCCTGTTCCCACCACTTGGTTCCCATCATGGGGAACTGCTGGATCGGCATCAAACCCGGATCCCGCGTGATTGGTCTCTCCAAGTTTACTCGTGTGGCGGATTGGGTGTTTTCAAGGCCCCATATTCAAGAGGAAGCGGTCATGATTCTGGCCGACGAAATTGAAAAACTCTGCGAACCACAAGGCCTCGGAATCATCATCAAGGCTCAGCACTACTGCATGAAATGGAGGGGTGTCCGAGAGCCCCAGACCAGCATGGTCAATTCGGTGGTTCGAGGAGATTTTCGTCACGATCCCAGCCTCAAACAGGAATTCTTTGAGCTGGTGCGTCAACAGGAAGCTCTTTTGAGTACTTGA
- a CDS encoding phosphoribosylanthranilate isomerase encodes MRENRSKPAVKICGLTDPEQALSIATIGADAIGVIGVPGTPRFVAEPLRRNLFKTLEQNADDVKRVWVVADLADDSLDAALGGDGTPTVVQLHGGESPERCLALKQRYPQVDWWKALRLRSSKDLHSLERYAQSVDALLLDAWSPDQLGGTGHRLSLDGLGAIRLDLPWWLAGGISAEWIPELLSRVNPDGLDASSRLEDSPGRKNLQKVKDLIDAVQLNR; translated from the coding sequence TTGCGCGAAAACCGATCCAAGCCCGCCGTGAAAATCTGCGGCCTCACGGATCCCGAGCAAGCCCTCTCTATCGCAACGATCGGCGCCGATGCCATCGGAGTGATCGGTGTCCCAGGAACCCCGCGGTTCGTTGCAGAACCACTGCGTCGGAACCTGTTCAAAACATTGGAACAGAACGCAGACGACGTAAAGAGGGTCTGGGTCGTGGCCGATCTGGCTGACGATTCGCTCGACGCTGCCCTCGGCGGCGATGGAACGCCCACGGTGGTTCAGCTCCACGGAGGGGAATCACCGGAGCGGTGCCTGGCACTGAAGCAGCGTTACCCGCAGGTGGATTGGTGGAAAGCCTTACGGCTTCGGTCATCCAAGGATCTGCACAGCCTGGAGCGTTACGCGCAATCCGTGGATGCACTGCTCCTGGACGCCTGGAGCCCTGATCAACTCGGAGGAACGGGACACCGGCTGTCTCTTGATGGTCTGGGTGCGATCAGGCTGGACCTGCCCTGGTGGCTTGCCGGAGGAATCAGCGCCGAATGGATTCCGGAACTGCTCAGTCGAGTCAACCCTGATGGACTTGATGCCTCCAGCCGGTTGGAAGACTCTCCAGGCAGGAAAAATCTTCAGAAAGTGAAGGATTTGATCGATGCTGTTCAACTGAATCGTTGA
- a CDS encoding site-2 protease family protein produces MGEGWELLKIRGIPLRVHPSWFVILALTTVMFQAQLAAGVGAGLAVAVTWGLGLLTALLMFVSVLLHELGHSLVALHEGVKVRSITLFLMGGVARVEKECSTAMGSLRVAAAGPLVSLILAGVLLLSAPSIQPVNPLLANLCSQLGGLNLVLALFNLLPGLPLDGGLILKSLVWQFTGSRSRGVQVATASGRALALTAIVLGLYLFLVAKSGGGLWLMLLGWFGLGANRGQTQMLVLQKVLQDVSVAEATSRRFRVLESDQPLRRLSQMRLQDAEGQRGSDWVLVCRAGRWIGWVDDQPLRDLPVQQWDRQRLEDHLKPLEDLPSIADQAPLWQAVKSLEQAPDGRLLVFSPAGLPSGTIDRMDVGEAVLQKLGVRLPAPILDEARKQNAYPLGLVMLPQVVETMQASEADLARDSA; encoded by the coding sequence GTGGGAGAGGGCTGGGAGCTACTGAAGATTCGCGGCATCCCTCTGCGGGTTCACCCCAGTTGGTTTGTCATCCTGGCCCTGACCACGGTGATGTTCCAGGCCCAGTTGGCGGCAGGTGTTGGCGCAGGTCTGGCCGTTGCTGTGACGTGGGGACTCGGGCTGCTGACCGCGCTGTTGATGTTCGTCTCCGTCCTCCTCCATGAACTCGGGCATTCGCTCGTGGCTCTCCATGAGGGAGTGAAAGTGCGCAGCATCACCCTGTTTCTGATGGGTGGTGTGGCCCGGGTCGAAAAGGAATGCAGCACCGCGATGGGCTCCCTGCGTGTGGCTGCCGCCGGCCCTTTGGTGAGTTTGATCCTGGCGGGAGTGCTGCTGCTTTCAGCTCCTTCGATCCAGCCGGTCAATCCTCTGTTGGCCAATCTGTGCAGCCAGCTGGGGGGGCTGAATCTGGTTCTGGCGTTGTTCAACCTGTTGCCAGGCCTGCCATTGGATGGGGGCTTGATCCTGAAATCCCTGGTCTGGCAGTTCACCGGCAGCCGCAGCCGTGGTGTGCAGGTCGCCACAGCGTCAGGGCGGGCGCTCGCCCTGACGGCGATTGTTCTCGGCCTTTATCTGTTCCTCGTCGCCAAAAGTGGCGGTGGTCTCTGGTTGATGCTGCTGGGGTGGTTTGGCCTGGGCGCCAATCGAGGCCAGACCCAGATGCTGGTGCTTCAGAAAGTCCTTCAGGACGTCTCCGTGGCGGAGGCAACCAGCCGTCGCTTCCGAGTCCTTGAATCGGATCAACCGCTTCGTCGATTGAGTCAGATGCGGCTTCAGGACGCCGAAGGTCAGCGAGGCTCTGATTGGGTTCTGGTCTGCCGCGCCGGTCGCTGGATCGGATGGGTGGATGATCAGCCTTTGCGTGATCTGCCCGTTCAGCAATGGGATCGTCAGCGTCTTGAGGATCACCTCAAACCCCTGGAGGACTTGCCGTCCATCGCTGATCAAGCCCCTCTCTGGCAAGCCGTGAAGTCTCTGGAACAGGCTCCAGATGGAAGGCTGCTGGTGTTCAGTCCTGCAGGTCTCCCCTCAGGGACGATCGATCGCATGGATGTGGGAGAAGCGGTGCTGCAGAAACTTGGCGTCCGCCTGCCTGCCCCGATTCTCGATGAAGCTCGCAAGCAAAATGCCTATCCGCTGGGTTTGGTGATGCTCCCTCAGGTGGTGGAGACCATGCAGGCCTCCGAGGCCGATCTGGCCCGAGACAGCGCCTGA
- a CDS encoding protein ligase, which produces MTSRGSAGRWLPMLCADGHGQMALDTLLLERSLTTPVLRFYRWDGPWLSLGRNQSQWPSHWNELANSGRLSMVRRPSGGRAVLHCGGLTYALIWPQAPRQRHQAYRRACQWLIHGFQQLGESLRFGDEPAQDEGSHCFARSTAADLVDARGVKRIGSAQRWLHGRLLQHGEILLDPPETLWQDVFGEAAPARAPVSIPRHGLDQHLLQSLQRAWPTLTWQEQPLDDQERQALSRARSASEACMVSTT; this is translated from the coding sequence ATGACGAGTCGAGGATCAGCGGGACGGTGGCTGCCGATGCTGTGCGCCGATGGCCATGGGCAGATGGCTCTCGACACGCTGTTACTGGAGCGAAGCCTGACGACACCAGTGCTTCGCTTCTATCGCTGGGACGGCCCCTGGCTGTCGCTGGGACGGAACCAGAGCCAGTGGCCCAGTCACTGGAATGAGCTGGCCAACAGCGGACGCTTGTCTATGGTCCGCCGGCCCAGTGGTGGCCGGGCTGTGCTGCATTGCGGTGGCCTCACCTATGCCCTGATCTGGCCGCAAGCACCGCGACAACGTCACCAGGCCTACCGGCGAGCCTGCCAGTGGTTGATCCATGGCTTCCAACAGCTCGGAGAGTCGCTCCGCTTCGGTGATGAGCCAGCCCAGGACGAAGGCAGCCATTGTTTTGCACGCTCGACGGCTGCCGATCTGGTTGACGCCCGAGGGGTGAAGCGCATTGGCAGTGCCCAGCGCTGGCTGCACGGGCGGCTTTTGCAGCATGGTGAGATCCTGCTCGACCCTCCTGAAACTCTCTGGCAAGACGTCTTCGGAGAAGCAGCTCCTGCCAGAGCCCCCGTCTCGATTCCCCGCCATGGCCTGGATCAGCATCTCTTGCAGTCGCTGCAGCGCGCCTGGCCGACACTGACTTGGCAGGAGCAGCCGCTGGACGATCAGGAACGTCAGGCGCTGTCTCGGGCCAGATCGGCCTCGGAGGCCTGCATGGTCTCCACCACCTGA
- a CDS encoding sulfite exporter TauE/SafE family protein, giving the protein MPWWDIPVLIALGLFAGGLAGLLGIGGGLIFAPLLLLLDLPPHQALATSSFAIVPTALSGALTHLRSGTIPQRSGLAIGLAAFGAALLFGGLAGGVSGWLLVALQTLIYVVLAFAVRVRPEQEVTSDEETEELEKKAPFLAGAGCIAGWTAGMLGLGGGLVMVPLMNGLMGVPIHAAVRLSTLAVFCSATAASLQFLHEGTGEPLTGLLLGGVAALAARWTSSRLDQFDSEFLVRLLRGLAIVLAIDSSRRALQLWLG; this is encoded by the coding sequence CTGCCATGGTGGGACATTCCTGTTCTGATCGCCTTGGGGCTGTTCGCTGGCGGGTTGGCAGGTCTTCTGGGAATCGGTGGCGGACTGATTTTTGCGCCGTTGCTTCTCCTGCTGGACCTTCCGCCTCACCAGGCACTGGCTACCAGCAGTTTCGCCATTGTTCCGACAGCCCTCTCGGGAGCTTTGACGCACCTGCGCAGCGGCACGATTCCGCAGCGATCAGGCCTGGCGATTGGTCTGGCCGCGTTCGGGGCTGCTCTGCTTTTCGGTGGTTTGGCAGGAGGGGTTTCCGGTTGGCTGCTCGTGGCACTGCAGACGCTGATCTACGTCGTCCTGGCGTTTGCCGTGCGCGTGCGTCCGGAACAGGAGGTGACAAGCGACGAAGAAACTGAGGAATTGGAGAAGAAGGCGCCGTTTCTGGCAGGAGCGGGCTGCATTGCGGGCTGGACCGCTGGGATGTTGGGTCTTGGCGGCGGTTTGGTGATGGTCCCTTTGATGAATGGGCTGATGGGTGTGCCCATCCATGCCGCTGTTCGGCTCAGCACGCTGGCAGTGTTCTGTTCGGCAACGGCGGCGTCCCTTCAGTTCCTGCATGAGGGGACGGGTGAGCCTTTGACAGGACTCCTTCTCGGTGGGGTGGCTGCCCTGGCGGCCCGATGGACGTCCAGTCGCCTTGATCAATTCGATTCAGAGTTTCTGGTGCGCCTTCTGAGGGGACTCGCGATCGTGCTGGCCATCGACAGCAGTCGACGGGCCCTGCAGCTCTGGCTGGGCTGA
- a CDS encoding CRR6 family NdhI maturation factor — protein MDPVLINAAAIRQLDLSPLAVSMDLPLTELLDRGPVVELRFDWPRDPEDPRELAECPEPRLWALRADARFPWLPLLLERDHGSLIRHVAMVVPHEFSRTEGLRFEPQALELWITHRLMQLDDLCRNHGRSMRGNLSQMAAALGYELDDSFWSLLI, from the coding sequence ATGGATCCGGTTCTGATCAACGCCGCGGCCATCCGCCAACTGGACCTCAGCCCGTTGGCCGTCAGCATGGATCTGCCCCTGACCGAGCTGCTTGATCGGGGCCCAGTGGTGGAGCTGAGGTTTGATTGGCCCCGTGATCCGGAGGATCCGCGCGAGCTGGCGGAATGTCCAGAGCCGCGTCTCTGGGCCCTGCGGGCGGATGCCCGATTCCCATGGTTGCCACTGTTGCTTGAGCGTGACCACGGCAGCCTGATCCGCCACGTGGCGATGGTCGTCCCCCACGAGTTCAGCCGAACGGAAGGACTGCGTTTCGAGCCACAGGCTCTGGAGCTTTGGATCACCCACCGGCTAATGCAGCTCGATGATCTCTGCCGTAACCATGGCCGCTCAATGCGAGGCAATCTGTCCCAGATGGCTGCCGCCCTGGGTTATGAGCTCGACGACAGCTTCTGGTCGCTGTTGATCTGA
- the psaM gene encoding photosystem I reaction center subunit XII, translated as MDTALTSAEIFIALVVAAHAAVLALRLSISLYEA; from the coding sequence ATGGACACCGCCCTCACCTCGGCTGAAATTTTCATTGCCCTTGTGGTCGCTGCCCACGCTGCAGTGCTGGCGCTCAGGCTTTCGATCAGCTTGTACGAAGCCTGA
- a CDS encoding protochlorophyllide reductase, whose protein sequence is MGTPGTVLITGTTSGVGLNATRALVNQGWTVITANRSPQRAAAAADALDLPKQRLNHVLMDLGDLDSVRAAVAGLPATLDALVCNAAVYKPKLKQPERSPQGYEISMATNHLGHFLLIHLLMDRIRSSNHPSRRVVILGTVTANSKELGGKIPIPAPADLGDLSGFEAGFQDPISMASGKPFKPGKAYKDSKLCNMITTQELHRRLNTETGITFTSLYPGCVADTPLFRNTPKAFQTIFPWFQKNITGGYVSQSLAGERVAQVVADPDFAESGVHWSWGNRQTKDGQQFSQELSEKATDRETAQRVWDLSLRLVGL, encoded by the coding sequence ATGGGGACCCCCGGCACAGTTTTGATCACCGGTACAACGTCAGGGGTTGGGCTCAATGCCACCCGTGCCCTCGTGAACCAGGGGTGGACGGTGATCACGGCCAACAGAAGTCCACAGCGTGCTGCCGCTGCCGCTGATGCGCTGGATCTCCCCAAGCAGCGTCTGAACCATGTGTTGATGGATCTCGGTGATCTCGACAGTGTGCGTGCCGCTGTTGCCGGTCTGCCAGCCACGCTGGACGCATTGGTCTGCAATGCCGCTGTCTACAAGCCGAAGTTGAAGCAGCCGGAGCGTTCACCGCAGGGGTACGAGATCTCGATGGCGACCAATCACCTCGGTCATTTCCTGCTGATTCACTTGCTCATGGATCGGATCCGGAGCTCCAATCATCCGTCCAGGCGTGTTGTGATCCTCGGCACGGTGACGGCCAATTCCAAGGAGCTGGGTGGCAAGATCCCGATCCCTGCCCCCGCTGATCTCGGAGATCTCTCTGGATTCGAAGCCGGCTTCCAGGATCCGATCAGCATGGCCAGCGGCAAGCCGTTCAAGCCCGGCAAGGCGTACAAAGACAGCAAGCTGTGCAACATGATCACCACCCAGGAACTGCACAGGCGTCTGAACACAGAGACGGGGATCACCTTCACCTCTCTCTACCCCGGATGTGTTGCCGATACCCCGCTCTTCCGAAATACGCCAAAAGCGTTTCAAACCATCTTCCCCTGGTTCCAGAAGAACATCACAGGTGGCTACGTCTCTCAGTCCCTGGCTGGTGAACGCGTTGCCCAGGTGGTTGCGGATCCGGATTTCGCGGAGTCCGGAGTCCACTGGAGCTGGGGCAATCGCCAGACCAAGGACGGTCAGCAATTCAGCCAGGAACTGTCAGAGAAAGCCACAGATCGCGAGACGGCCCAACGGGTGTGGGACCTCTCGCTTCGTCTTGTAGGGCTCTGA
- the bchL gene encoding ferredoxin:protochlorophyllide reductase (ATP-dependent) iron-sulfur ATP-binding protein: protein MTTTLTRPADGEGSVQVHQDPALNIQEETLVIAVYGKGGIGKSTTSSNLSAAFSKLGKRVLQIGCDPKHDSTFTLTHKMVPTVIDILEEVDFHSEELRPEDFVFTGFNGVQCVESGGPPAGTGCGGYVTGQTVKLLKEHHLLEDTDVVIFDVLGDVVCGGFAAPLQHANYCLIVTANDFDSIFAMNRIVQAIQAKAKNYKVRLGGVVANRSADTDQIDKFNARTGLRTMAHFKDVDAIRRSRLKKCTIFEMDDDDEAVQAVRQEYLRLAQNMLDKVEPLEATSLKDREIFDLLGFD from the coding sequence ATGACCACGACCCTGACGCGGCCGGCAGACGGTGAAGGCAGTGTGCAGGTCCATCAGGACCCAGCCCTGAACATCCAGGAGGAAACCCTGGTGATCGCCGTCTATGGCAAGGGTGGGATCGGCAAATCCACCACATCGTCCAACCTGTCTGCCGCCTTTTCGAAACTGGGCAAGCGGGTGCTCCAGATCGGCTGCGATCCCAAACACGACAGCACCTTCACCCTCACCCACAAGATGGTGCCGACCGTGATCGACATACTGGAGGAGGTTGACTTCCACAGCGAAGAGCTGCGTCCGGAGGATTTCGTGTTCACCGGTTTCAACGGTGTGCAGTGCGTTGAAAGTGGCGGCCCACCAGCTGGAACAGGCTGTGGGGGCTACGTCACCGGGCAGACGGTGAAGCTGCTCAAGGAGCACCACCTGCTGGAAGACACCGACGTGGTGATCTTCGATGTTCTCGGCGATGTGGTGTGCGGCGGCTTCGCGGCTCCCCTGCAGCACGCGAACTACTGCCTGATCGTGACGGCCAACGATTTTGACTCGATCTTCGCGATGAATCGAATCGTGCAGGCGATTCAGGCCAAGGCCAAGAACTACAAAGTGCGTCTCGGTGGGGTCGTCGCCAATCGCTCAGCGGACACCGACCAGATCGACAAGTTCAACGCCCGCACGGGGCTGCGCACTATGGCCCACTTCAAGGATGTGGATGCAATCCGGCGCTCACGCCTGAAGAAATGCACCATCTTCGAAATGGACGACGACGATGAAGCCGTGCAAGCGGTGCGCCAGGAGTACCTGCGGCTTGCCCAGAACATGCTGGACAAGGTTGAACCCCTCGAGGCCACCTCTCTCAAGGACCGAGAGATCTTCGACCTGCTGGGCTTTGATTGA
- a CDS encoding FAD-dependent oxidoreductase, whose product MVIGGGLSGLIAARELVKQGKTVTLLEAKSTIGGRMVNQKVAGGGVIDLGGQWGGKTHYRLEALSEELKLKRYPSYYEGKGVFIWNGKSYTTDLFNDFWRSIGFSNPDDIDLPEKEKEAALQLWNELFEISKSISVEQPWTSPNAQVLDATPVSQWLLERNAAPLAQWMFGWICRGNGAQVFEPYESSMLHLAWSMAVAPPNETAEDWLFYKGAGEVAKIIANELGSRIILNAPVFKIDQDSSGLTVIYGDCKTVRAKTAVVAIPPPLRLNIQFNPPLPPRFVQLMRRTPMPSKWKVLAVYPTAFWRDQGYCAAGSGNLDVLEQTADACPPEGNPGIIASFVSGNKIGGFSQLSHQEQRALVLKDLAAYWGPQAKEPIELVIVRWTEDAWIGGGYGVTRSTGAWTAFGSGWQDDHGKVFWAGTEQSTRWPGYFEGAIEAGLAAVKRLNAVLA is encoded by the coding sequence GTGGTGATTGGAGGAGGACTGTCGGGTTTGATTGCTGCCCGTGAACTGGTGAAACAAGGGAAAACCGTGACATTGCTGGAAGCCAAAAGCACGATCGGAGGCCGCATGGTCAATCAAAAAGTGGCCGGTGGTGGGGTGATTGACCTTGGCGGCCAATGGGGAGGAAAAACCCATTACCGGCTCGAGGCCCTCTCTGAGGAATTGAAACTGAAGCGTTACCCGTCTTATTACGAAGGAAAGGGTGTCTTTATTTGGAATGGCAAGTCATACACAACTGACTTGTTCAATGATTTTTGGCGGTCAATTGGATTTTCGAACCCGGATGATATTGATCTTCCAGAGAAGGAAAAAGAAGCTGCACTGCAGCTTTGGAACGAGTTGTTTGAGATCTCTAAATCCATATCGGTTGAACAGCCCTGGACCTCTCCAAATGCGCAGGTGTTGGACGCGACTCCTGTCTCTCAGTGGCTTTTAGAACGTAATGCTGCTCCCTTGGCACAGTGGATGTTCGGCTGGATCTGTCGAGGTAATGGTGCTCAGGTGTTTGAACCCTATGAATCTTCGATGCTCCATCTGGCCTGGAGTATGGCAGTGGCACCACCGAATGAAACGGCTGAAGATTGGCTGTTCTACAAAGGTGCAGGTGAAGTTGCCAAAATCATTGCGAATGAGCTGGGAAGTCGCATCATCCTGAATGCGCCTGTGTTCAAAATTGACCAGGATTCAAGTGGTTTAACTGTTATTTACGGTGATTGCAAAACAGTCAGAGCCAAAACGGCCGTCGTTGCTATCCCGCCACCATTGCGGCTCAACATTCAATTCAATCCGCCACTTCCTCCTCGGTTTGTGCAGTTGATGCGGCGCACCCCCATGCCGTCGAAATGGAAGGTGCTTGCTGTTTACCCCACAGCCTTTTGGCGAGATCAGGGTTACTGCGCGGCTGGCTCAGGGAATTTGGACGTTCTTGAGCAGACCGCTGATGCCTGCCCACCTGAGGGAAACCCAGGCATCATCGCCAGTTTCGTTTCTGGGAACAAAATCGGCGGTTTCAGCCAGCTGAGTCATCAGGAGCAGAGGGCCCTTGTTCTGAAAGATCTCGCTGCCTACTGGGGACCGCAGGCCAAAGAGCCGATCGAATTGGTGATCGTGCGTTGGACCGAAGATGCCTGGATCGGGGGTGGTTATGGCGTTACGCGAAGCACCGGCGCCTGGACTGCATTCGGATCAGGTTGGCAGGATGACCACGGAAAGGTGTTCTGGGCTGGAACGGAACAATCAACACGTTGGCCTGGCTATTTCGAGGGTGCGATTGAGGCTGGACTTGCCGCGGTCAAGCGCCTGAATGCCGTTCTGGCGTGA
- a CDS encoding NAD(P)H-dependent oxidoreductase, which translates to MINAHEPEFGSYSPGKLNQSLFEIAASQFLSRGFEIKQTWTARAWDVETEVNNHLWCDYLIVQSPVNWMSFPWSFKKYIDQIYTTPGHGKLWLGTGRSRQAPEKNYGTKGGLTGKKYMFSLTFDAPLGAFTDPNEYLMQGRSVDDLFFPMHVNYRYLAMTQLPTFSMHDVIVNPNIDADFARFKDHINQHID; encoded by the coding sequence ATGATCAATGCCCACGAACCAGAATTCGGCTCATATTCTCCTGGCAAACTGAACCAATCTCTCTTTGAAATCGCAGCAAGCCAATTCCTGAGCAGAGGTTTCGAAATCAAACAAACCTGGACCGCTCGAGCCTGGGATGTTGAAACGGAAGTCAACAATCATCTTTGGTGTGACTATCTGATTGTGCAGTCACCGGTGAATTGGATGAGCTTTCCCTGGAGCTTCAAGAAATACATCGACCAGATCTACACAACGCCCGGCCATGGGAAACTCTGGCTTGGAACCGGGCGTTCGCGCCAGGCGCCGGAAAAGAACTACGGCACCAAAGGTGGTTTAACAGGTAAAAAATATATGTTCTCTCTAACATTCGACGCCCCTCTTGGAGCCTTCACTGATCCAAACGAATATTTGATGCAGGGCAGAAGTGTTGACGATTTATTTTTCCCTATGCACGTGAATTACAGATATCTTGCCATGACGCAGTTGCCTACGTTCTCAATGCACGACGTCATTGTCAACCCAAACATTGATGCTGACTTTGCTCGGTTCAAAGACCACATCAACCAGCACATCGATTAA
- a CDS encoding FAD-dependent oxidoreductase: MGWPKGCGRSRQNTIQQRAVVRRGSNPATTRGGGEGQSGPEGFRSLAASVDSAKPWTAPNASELDRTSIRAWCENNSRSRLSDFELEWLSVVGGSGGFDPWDASILHLAWTQSVAPQDEAPESWLLKGAAGQVAERLNAELNSFISLNSPVHAIEQQGNGVALGFGTGQRIKAKSAIVAIPPPLRQRITFSPDLPAETRSFLQRSPMGSMIKVFAIYTSAFWRDKGLNGFGVGNLKTLELTADSSLPSGTPGILASFVTASAAVDFQRMSGQQQRRAVLDDLIAYWGPEAGEPQELILQNWNQEDWSSGAFTSFVTPGAWTTYGQGWQQSHGRVHWAGTEASSRWPGYFEGAIEAGIQSSIKAMAQA; encoded by the coding sequence GTGGGATGGCCGAAGGGTTGTGGCCGATCTCGCCAAAACACCATCCAACAGCGTGCTGTTGTTCGACGGGGATCAAATCCAGCAACCACCAGAGGAGGTGGCGAAGGCCAAAGCGGCCCTGAAGGTTTTCGTTCCCTCGCCGCATCCGTTGATTCGGCCAAGCCATGGACAGCACCGAATGCCAGCGAACTCGATCGCACCTCGATACGTGCCTGGTGCGAGAACAACAGCCGCTCAAGGCTCAGCGACTTCGAGCTGGAGTGGCTGTCGGTCGTCGGCGGTTCCGGAGGCTTTGACCCCTGGGACGCCTCCATCCTTCACCTGGCCTGGACGCAATCGGTCGCCCCTCAGGACGAAGCACCCGAATCCTGGTTGCTGAAAGGGGCGGCCGGTCAGGTGGCCGAGCGGCTCAATGCTGAACTCAATTCCTTCATCAGCCTGAATTCACCGGTCCATGCCATCGAACAACAGGGCAATGGCGTTGCCCTCGGGTTCGGAACAGGCCAACGGATCAAGGCGAAAAGTGCCATCGTCGCCATTCCACCACCGTTGCGTCAGCGCATCACCTTCAGCCCCGACCTGCCGGCAGAGACCCGCTCATTCCTGCAGCGGAGCCCGATGGGATCCATGATCAAGGTGTTCGCGATCTACACGTCGGCCTTCTGGCGCGACAAGGGGCTCAACGGCTTCGGCGTTGGCAATCTCAAGACTCTGGAACTCACAGCAGACAGTTCCTTGCCGAGCGGCACACCGGGAATCCTTGCCAGTTTTGTGACAGCCAGTGCCGCTGTTGATTTCCAGAGAATGAGCGGACAACAACAACGTCGCGCTGTTCTGGATGACCTGATCGCTTACTGGGGGCCTGAAGCAGGTGAACCACAGGAATTGATTCTGCAGAACTGGAATCAGGAGGACTGGTCCTCAGGAGCCTTCACAAGCTTTGTGACCCCCGGAGCTTGGACCACTTATGGCCAGGGCTGGCAGCAATCCCATGGACGAGTGCATTGGGCCGGGACCGAAGCCTCCAGCCGCTGGCCCGGGTACTTCGAAGGCGCCATTGAAGCCGGCATTCAGTCATCGATCAAAGCGATGGCACAGGCATGA